The Xylanibacillus composti genome includes a window with the following:
- a CDS encoding helix-turn-helix transcriptional regulator, with amino-acid sequence MEMRQPDVSTKQTILHILKTQGAHSVGELAVQLGVTEMAVRRHIQSLEKDGFLQSAAVKLPKGRPLHRYMLAPEADKLFPKNYNVLALDLLEELEQEDSAMVERLFERRKARLAERYTERMKGKTLSEKVTLLAQIQDESGYMVRVHPDEEGGYTLVEHNCPISHVAYRYQQACRCELQLFRQLLDSEVERTECLAKGGQKCSYQIRPRRVNT; translated from the coding sequence ATGGAGATGCGGCAACCGGATGTGTCGACAAAACAGACGATATTGCATATTTTGAAAACACAAGGAGCGCACAGCGTCGGAGAACTGGCGGTGCAGCTGGGTGTAACCGAGATGGCAGTGAGACGGCATATCCAGTCGTTGGAAAAGGACGGTTTCCTCCAGTCGGCGGCAGTCAAGCTGCCGAAAGGCAGACCGCTCCATCGCTATATGCTTGCTCCGGAAGCGGATAAGCTCTTCCCGAAAAATTACAACGTGCTCGCGCTTGATCTGCTCGAAGAGCTGGAACAGGAAGACAGTGCGATGGTGGAGCGCTTGTTCGAACGGCGCAAAGCCCGTCTGGCCGAGCGGTATACCGAGCGCATGAAGGGCAAGACCCTGTCCGAAAAGGTCACTCTGCTTGCGCAAATCCAAGATGAATCCGGTTATATGGTTCGGGTTCACCCTGATGAAGAGGGCGGATATACGCTGGTTGAGCATAATTGTCCGATCTCGCATGTAGCCTATCGTTATCAGCAAGCTTGCCGCTGTGAGCTCCAGCTGTTTCGGCAGCTGCTGGACAGCGAGGTGGAACGGACCGAATGTCTGGCGAAGGGCGGGCAGAAATGCAGCTACCAAATTCGTCCGCGCCGAGTGAACACTTGA
- a CDS encoding Fur family transcriptional regulator, with protein MADAQRMKEWVQLMSDKGWRVTNQRKSLLELFLSSERYWSPLEVYEEMKRDYPGVSYDTIYRNLRLLSEPDLGVLEQFHFHDGMKFRARCESHHHHHMICMQCEKTIPFEFCPLPYVGQQPGFEPVMHRFEIYGYCGNCQGAEQKK; from the coding sequence ATGGCTGATGCGCAGAGAATGAAAGAATGGGTGCAGTTGATGAGCGACAAAGGCTGGCGGGTTACGAATCAACGCAAGAGCTTGCTCGAGCTGTTCCTTTCTTCCGAGCGGTACTGGTCTCCGCTTGAAGTGTATGAGGAGATGAAGCGGGACTATCCGGGTGTCAGCTACGATACGATCTATCGGAATCTGCGCTTGCTGAGCGAGCCGGATCTGGGCGTGTTGGAACAGTTCCATTTCCACGACGGCATGAAGTTTCGGGCACGCTGCGAGTCTCATCATCATCACCATATGATTTGCATGCAATGCGAAAAGACCATTCCCTTTGAATTTTGTCCACTCCCGTACGTCGGACAACAACCAGGCTTCGAACCTGTTATGCACCGCTTTGAAATTTACGGCTATTGCGGAAACTGTCAGGGAGCCGAACAGAAAAAGTAA
- a CDS encoding MDR family MFS transporter, whose product MKARHKKATHRPLVLASVVMGMFMAAIEGTIIATAMPSIVADLGGFHLFSWAFSIYLLMQAVTIPIYGKLADLYGRKPVFVGGVAVFLIGSLLCGFAQSMTQLIVFRLIQGLGAGAVQPIAMTIVGDIYSLEERGKIQGYLASVWGLSSIIGPALGGFFVQYAHWAWVFWVNVPVGLLAAAGLMLFLREDVEKKKRQLDFPGSLLLFLLIGSAMVVFVQGGVRWPWFSTPVLLLTVFFLIAFVLFIQVERRSPEPVVPLGMWKKRTIAVANIGSVLTGALMMGVSTFLPTYVQGVLEKSPTQAGFVLAMMSIGWPLASTISGRLMTRTGFRPLALVGGVFLILGAFVFLTMRESFGPFWPAGGAFLIGVGMGLATTTFVVAVQNAVEWRERGAATASNMFARIVGTTIGASLLGGVLNNRLSAYFQANPVDGTVLDIGLADQILDPEKRQALDTAITETVQNGLVISLHSVYTGVFVLAILSMISMALWPRGEKRRAGTSA is encoded by the coding sequence ATGAAAGCGAGGCATAAAAAGGCTACCCATCGGCCGCTTGTGCTGGCATCTGTTGTCATGGGGATGTTCATGGCGGCGATAGAGGGTACAATCATTGCCACGGCCATGCCCAGCATCGTTGCCGATCTGGGCGGATTTCACTTGTTCAGTTGGGCGTTCTCGATTTATTTGCTGATGCAGGCTGTCACGATCCCGATCTATGGGAAGCTTGCCGACTTGTACGGAAGAAAGCCGGTCTTTGTCGGTGGAGTTGCTGTATTTCTGATCGGGTCGCTGCTGTGCGGCTTCGCGCAGTCGATGACCCAGCTGATCGTATTTCGACTTATTCAGGGATTAGGCGCAGGCGCAGTGCAACCGATCGCCATGACGATAGTAGGCGACATTTATTCACTGGAAGAGCGCGGGAAGATTCAGGGCTATTTGGCGAGCGTGTGGGGATTGAGCTCCATTATTGGTCCGGCGCTGGGCGGTTTTTTCGTGCAATACGCGCATTGGGCGTGGGTATTTTGGGTGAATGTGCCCGTAGGCCTCCTGGCGGCGGCAGGATTGATGCTGTTTCTGCGGGAAGATGTCGAGAAGAAAAAGCGGCAGCTTGATTTTCCGGGCTCGCTGCTTTTGTTTCTGCTGATTGGCTCGGCGATGGTCGTCTTCGTTCAGGGGGGCGTCAGGTGGCCCTGGTTCTCCACTCCCGTCCTGCTCCTCACTGTGTTTTTTCTCATCGCTTTTGTTCTCTTCATACAAGTCGAGCGAAGATCGCCGGAACCGGTTGTGCCGCTGGGCATGTGGAAGAAACGGACGATCGCGGTGGCCAATATCGGGTCTGTCCTGACAGGAGCGTTAATGATGGGCGTCTCGACATTTCTGCCGACCTACGTCCAAGGGGTTCTGGAAAAATCGCCAACGCAAGCCGGATTCGTGCTGGCGATGATGTCGATAGGCTGGCCGCTCGCTTCGACGATATCAGGTCGGCTCATGACCCGGACGGGCTTTCGGCCGCTTGCGCTTGTTGGCGGCGTGTTCCTGATCCTGGGGGCATTCGTCTTTCTGACGATGCGCGAGTCATTCGGGCCGTTCTGGCCGGCTGGCGGAGCCTTTCTTATTGGCGTTGGCATGGGCTTGGCGACGACCACGTTCGTCGTTGCCGTGCAGAATGCGGTGGAATGGCGGGAACGCGGGGCGGCTACTGCGTCGAATATGTTTGCGCGCATTGTCGGGACCACGATCGGTGCGTCGTTGCTCGGCGGTGTGCTGAACAATCGGCTGTCAGCTTATTTTCAAGCGAATCCTGTAGACGGAACGGTATTGGATATCGGGCTGGCCGATCAAATCCTGGACCCGGAGAAGCGGCAGGCGCTGGATACAGCGATAACCGAAACAGTGCAAAACGGTCTGGTCATATCCCTTCACTCGGTATACACGGGGGTATTCGTACTGGCAATCTTGAGCATGATCAGCATGGCGTTATGGCCGCGCGGGGAAAAACGCAGGGCTGGAACGTCGGCCTAG
- a CDS encoding DUF86 domain-containing protein, translating to MYYVNIDQIEKRLDFSQHVGTVARRLAENAADPDPVLALSRERVLQLAIELVTDVGSYLIDGFMMRDAGSYEDIVEVLQGEEVLDDRLAEALVNLVKWRKPLMQQYMDLPQEQLSGLIPPLGEQLQAFAEQVRQFLQRNKDLL from the coding sequence ATGTACTATGTGAATATCGATCAAATCGAGAAACGGCTGGACTTCTCGCAGCATGTCGGAACTGTGGCGCGGCGTCTTGCAGAGAATGCGGCTGACCCTGACCCGGTACTGGCTTTGTCCCGGGAACGGGTGCTGCAGCTGGCCATTGAATTGGTTACGGATGTCGGCTCTTATCTGATTGACGGTTTTATGATGCGGGATGCCGGAAGCTATGAGGACATCGTGGAAGTGCTGCAGGGCGAAGAAGTGCTGGATGATCGACTCGCGGAAGCGCTGGTGAACCTTGTGAAGTGGAGGAAGCCGCTGATGCAGCAATATATGGATTTGCCGCAGGAACAATTGAGCGGCCTGATTCCGCCGCTCGGGGAGCAGCTGCAGGCATTCGCCGAGCAAGTGCGGCAGTTTTTGCAGCGAAATAAGGATTTGTTGTAA